The following DNA comes from Mesorhizobium sp. B2-1-8.
CGATGCGTGATTCACTCGTTTTGGCGGGCGAATCGAGGGGACGGCGAATGTCCAGGCCACGCGAGAAGCGCGAGACGGGAGAGCAGGACCTGTTCCGCTCCAGGCTCGATCAGATCATCAACATGAAGCACGAGTTGGTGCGGCTGGCGCAGGCGATCGACTGGCCGGTGCTGGAGGAGCGTTTCGGCGCGGTCTATTCGGACGGTCCTGGCATGCCGCCCTTGCCGACGCGACTGATGGCGGGCCTTGCGATCCTGAAGCACACTTTCGACTTGTCGGACGAGGAGCTGTGCGCCCGCTGGGTGGAGAACCCCTACTTCCAGTATCTGTGCGGTGAAGAGTTCTTCCGCCACGAGCTCTCCTTCGAGCGCTCATCGATGACGCGCTGGCGCCAGCGCATGGGCGAGGAGCCGATCACGGCGCTCCTGCAAGAAAGCCTGGCGGTGGCGGTCAAGAGCGGAGCGATGAAGCCGGCCGATACGCGCCGGGTGATCGTCGACACGACCGTGCAGCCGAAGAACGTGATGTTCCCCACCGACGCCAAGCTCGTCAATCGGGCGCGCGAGCGAGCGGCTGGTGCGGCTGGCGAAGAAGGCGGGGCTCGATTTGCGCCAGACCTACGTGCGGGTCGGCAAGCTGGCGCTGATCAAGCACCAGCGCTACGCGCACGCCAAGCAGTTCAAACGGGCCAACAAGGCGCTGCGCAAGCTCAAGACCTATCTCGGCCGCACCATTCGCGACATCTCCCGCCGGATCACCGGCCAAACGGACCTCGAGGCGAGCTTCAAGTGGCCGCTCTACCAGGCCTCGGCGGTTCTGGAGCAACGTCAGCGCCAGCGCGGCCGCAAAATCTACAGCCTGCACGCCCATGAGGTCGAGTGCATCGGCAAGGGCAAGGCGCATGCCCCTTACGAGTTCGGCGTCAAGGTCTCGATCGCCACGACGCTCGAACGCTCGAAGGGCGGCCAGTTCGCCCTGCACGCTAAGGCACTGCCCGGCAATCCCTATGACGGCCATACGCTCGCGACCGTTATCCCCGACATGGAAAAGACCATCGGCAACGAAATCGGCCGCATCCTCGCCGACGCCGGATATCGCGGCCACAACGCACCTGAAAGCCACAAGCTCAGGGTCTTCACCGCCGGCCAGAAGCGCCGCGTCACACCTGCCATCAAGCGTCAGATGCGCAGGCGATCGGCAGTCGAACCCGTCATCGGCCACATCAAGGCCGAGCACCGCATGGGCCGCAACTACCTCGCCGGCGAACAGGGCGACGCCATCAACGCCATCCTCGCCGCCGCCGGCTACAACTTCTCGCTCCTGATCAAATGGTTCAGGCTGCTTTTGTGGCTTCTCATCACAGCACTCCAAAGCCGCCCCAGATCCAGCGCAGCCTGACCCACTTCATTGTTCACGGACGACAAGATAGCTTGACGAGTTCCAACTGACTTACTCCTAACGCCTAAGCAAGTTCTTACAGAGCGATCACCGTGGGGTTCCGCCAGCCGCATTCGAGGCAGCTCCGGCGGCGCCGGATTACCAAACGCGCTGCTGAGCTCTATCCGCCGTTTAATCGACGGGAAAGCCTTACGCCTGGGCCGCCGCCATTCTCGGCAATGAACTCAATGCCTGCGGCTTCCAACGCGCTGCGGATCGCTTTTCGATTAGCTAAGGTAGTTGGCGGAATGCCGTCATCGGCCTCGGCACGTCTTACAGTCGCCACGCCCACGCTAGCAGCTTCGGCCAGATCCTTCGCGCTCCAACGAACCAATGCGCGCGCGGCTCGCATTTGAGTGCCGGTGATATCTTTCGTATCATGTGATTGCAAAGCGATCTCGGATCTGTTAATCGGTAACGGTAGACTGGCCGCTTCAGCCGCTTGCAACGACCCAAGTCCTTGCTGATATCGGCTGTTGCACGAATATGGCCGGGCAACGTGCGCTTGCACGCAACCCGGCTTCACCACAGCCAAGCTGTTGGGAGCTCGGATCCATGGCTGATTCCGACAATACCATGACTTTGCCCTTCGTCGCGCGCAAGACGGGTGCTGTAAGATCGGCGAGTGCGATCGACGAATCGCCAGCAGAAACGGAAATTCGGAGCGAGTCCGACCCATCAGCCGATCCTGCTGTGGCGGCTGCGAAAATGCCGACTATTCTCGCCGCAAGCCACAACGAGCCAGAATTGCATCCGGCAGCCCTACGCGATCCCGCACTTCTGCTCGTGAGCGATTGGCGAAGGGCTCGGTACATCTCGATGCTGCTATGCCGTGTGCAGCAGCGGCTGGAGAGCCAAGTCATGGTCAATCCCGGAATTCAGGGATTGACCACAGATTTACGGACCCGAGTTCAAAACCAAACGGTGCGGGCTCTTGGTGATCCACATGAGTATGCGGTTGCGCGGGAGGCCGAAGTCTTTGCGATGACCGAAGCACTGAAGCTTCAAGATTCTATCCCCGAAGTCGCGGCTACGTCGCTCATCGGCGTCATCGCTAAATTAGAAATGGTCGTCGGTGCTGATCGAGATATCGGCGACCCGACCGACTTCCCGTGGCCGCACATA
Coding sequences within:
- a CDS encoding transcriptional regulator: MRAARALVRWSAKDLAEAASVGVATVRRAEADDGIPPTTLANRKAIRSALEAAGIEFIAENGGGPGVRLSRRLNGG